A region of Lycium barbarum isolate Lr01 chromosome 3, ASM1917538v2, whole genome shotgun sequence DNA encodes the following proteins:
- the LOC132634404 gene encoding uncharacterized protein LOC132634404, which yields MLWEKPKTKAGNEKEYIEKPDKALDGDKSTKEQCQNSLEVNQGREENNTVDSQSSSSKGKQKDHMSPTTTDTECLQLKGGRIEIDLGSIEYIPPGKHGSDLGNNSDQEYCYDTSEEQIAGISSDEEVPDSFLEVSEEEEAQILDSLIEVFAPTSNEIKDPITQEKEEAILRQGLSPRGNIHTWCNGRGGTERIHMRLDRLLHNEEWSAKFPNINVEHLSKTGSDHNLLLVNCSDDNQQKFEKEVSDAETAYLNSDSDRMLLNKAKAEYIKWLKMEESILRQKARIKWAEEGDSNTKYFHSNIKARRRRAQVYKIKDQNGQWVEGNLNISKAAIDHFSELFSAKPRDRDLKFIRGCDNLISTEDNALLAKYPTAEEIKTAVDSMDPNSCAGPDGFNGFFFQYCWDIIKREVISFVLSFFHGFDLTKYYTHSCLTLIPKVTSPDCFSKLRPISLSNFSNKILSKILALRINNILPKIISENQSGFVKGRQLTVNILLTQEIVHGIIPNSDSCNVVIKLDMSKAYDKLYGFFKSSRGLKQGDPLSPALFIIAAETLSRALNHLNQNDRFINFSMHKKGPQINHLSYADDLVLFTSANKFSIKLMMNLLRLYQKASGQEINNDKTFFLTHSKTNRIYNRRIRRWTGYKQSSFPFTYLGCPIYCGTKRISYFFDISKKILNKIADWQGRLLSPGGKATIIKHVLQSQALHIFAALMPPVTSVYEIEMQFANFFWGEKDGKNSYHWSSWDNMCYPTIEGGLGFKSLLDICHTFAAKRWWRLRTEPSLWAHFIKSKYCQRSNLNSKAFAPKDSVAWKELLHIRDNIEANINWKINSGNSLFWWDNWTHHGSLYQILNPSAKPGNVKVNHFLLNQQWQIDDNPFSLPRDTLNLIKSIPIGKHDEKDHPIWNLNSNGVFTCSSAFEFLRKKEVAPHIYNFIWIKEIPFKVSFFMWKLLKKNLPLDVNLTRFNIDEGASCCCCRTACIETGNHVFAQSEIAKQTWKIMTRPLGISITGYTVQTILWQWWRQKPTNIVHKFLLLITLMIIKVAIRQKFKSIDYTWNWSKVCFEAENFKAVITSKMIRWIKPTGNTWKLNTDGSYMKNQNKAGAGGIVRNRIGNMVMACAYQTQFCTNNYSEAYAALVGISWCVNHPFEVLEVELDSKIVVQMIDGSLKPPWKLLDIIENTKAKMAHRNISIKHCFREGNEVADALAKYATQIQDPRIFLNEGDLLTEVRGPLIMNKLDFPSFRRRVKKNSGWCFEPP from the exons ATGCTGTGGGAAAAACCGAAAACAAAAGCTGGTAACGAAAAAGAATACATTGAAAAACCCGATAAAGCTTTAGATGGAGACAAGTCGACAAAAGAGCAATGCCAAAACAGTTTGGAAGTCAATCAAGGCCGTGAAGAGAACAACACAGTTGATAGCCAAAGTAGCAGCtctaaaggaaaacaaaaagatcATATGTCCCCTACTACAACTGATACCGAGTGTTTACAATTAAAAGGAGGCAGAATAGAGATTGATCTGGGTAGCATAGAGTACATTCCTCCTGGAAAACATGGTTCTGATTTAGGTAATAACTCTGATCAAGAATATTGTTACGACACCAGTGAAGAACAAATAGCAGGAATATCCTCAGACGAGGAGGTTCCTGATAGTTTTCTAGAGGTCTCTGAAGAGGAAGAAGCACAAATCCTTGATAGTCTAATCGAAGTATTTGCTCCAACTTCAAATGAAATCAAGGACCCGATCacacaagaaaaagaagaagctatCTTACGACAAGGTTTGTCACCAAGAG GTAATATTCATACATGGTGTAATGGGCGAGGAGGGACCGAGAGGATCCATATGAGATTAGACAGGTTGCTACATAATGAAGAATGGAGTGCTAAATTCCCAAATATCAATGTGGAGCATTTATCCAAAACAGGTTCCGATCACAACCTACTCCTCGTCAATTGTTCCGACGACAACCAACAG AAATTTGAGAAGGAAGTTTCAGACGCTGAAACTGCTTACTTAAATTCCGATTCTGATAGAATGCTGCTTAATAAGGCTAAAGCTGAATACATCAAGTGGTTGAAAATGGAAGAGTCTATTTTAAGACAAAAAGCTAGAATCAAATGGGCAGAAGAAGGGGACTCAAATACGAAGTACTTCCACAGTAACATCAAGGCTAGGAGAAGAAGAGCTCAAGTCTATAAAATTAAAGATCAGAATGGTCAATGGGTCGAAGGGAATCTAAATATTTCCAAAGCTGCCATCGATCATTTCAGCGAGTTATTCAGTGCAAAACCAAGGGATAGGGATTTGAAATTTATCAGAGGTTGCGACAACCTGATCAGTACTGAGGACAACGCCCTATTAGCAAAATATCCCACAGCAGAAGAGATTAAGACGGCAGTAGATTCTATGGACCCTAACAGTTGTGCAGGGCCTGACGGATTTAATGGTTTTTTTTTCCAATACTGCTGGGACATCATCAAAAGAGAGGTAATCTCCTTTGTTCTCTCCTTCTTTCATGGGTTTGACCTTACAAAGTACTATACTCATTCTTGTTTAACACTGATTCCTAAGGTCACCTCACCTGATTGTTTTTCTAAGCTTAGACCTATCAGTCTTAGTAATTTTTCAAACAAAATACTGTCTAAAATTCTTGCTTTAAGAATTAACAATATTTTGCCTAAGATCATTTCTGAGAATCAATCTGGCTTCGTTAAAGGTAGGCAACTCACCGTGAATATTCTGTTAACACAAGAGATTGTTCATGGTATTATACCTAACTCTGACAGTTGCAATGTTGTTATTAAATTAGATATGTCTAAAGCTTATGATAAATT ATATGGGTTTTTTAAATCTTCTAGAGGCTTAAAACAGGGGGACCCTCTATCTCCTGCTCTTTTTATTATTGCAGCCGAAACTCTTTCAAGAGCTTTGAATCATCTTAATCAAAATGATAGGTTCATTAATTTCTCTATGCATAAAAAAGGGCCCCAAATTAATCACCTTAGTTATGCTGATGACCTTGTGCTTTTCACTTCTGCCAATAAGTTTTCTATTAAGCTCATGATGAATTTGCTAAGGTTGTACCAAAAGGCTTCTGGTCAGGAGATTAATAATGATAAGACTTTCTTTCTCACCCACAGTAAGACGAACAGGATTTATAATAGGAGGATAAGAAGGTGGACTGGTTACAAACAGTCTTCCTTCCCTTTCACATACTTAGGTTGTCCCATATACTGTGGCACGAAGAGAATCTCTTATTTTTTTGACATTTCCAAAAAGATCCTTAATAAGATTGCAGATTGGCAAGGAAGACTCTTATCTCCAGGTGGTAAGGCTACCATTATTAAGCATGTTCTTCAATCTCAAGCTCTTCATATATTTGCTGCCTTAATGCCACCGGTTACATCTGTATATGAGATTGAAATGCAATTTGCTAACTTCTTCTGGGGAGAGAAAGATGGTAAAAACAGCTATCATTGGTCCTCTTGGGATAACATGTGTTACCCTACCATAGAAGGGGGCTTGGGTTTCAAGAGTCTTCTTGATATCTGTCACACTTTTGCTGCTAAAAGATGGTGGAGATTGAGAACAGAACCTTCATTGTGGGCACATTTCATTAAATCAAAGTATTGCCAAAGAAGCAACCTCAACTCTAAGGCCTTTGCTCCAAAAGATTCAGTTGCTTGGAAAGAATTGCTTCATATTAGAGATAATATTGAAGCCAACATCAATTGGAAAATTAACTCCGGTAACAGTCTGTTTTGGTGGGATAACTGGACTCATCATGGGTCTCTTTATCAGATTTTAAACCCTTCGGCCAAGCCTGGTAATGTGAAAGTTAACCATTTCTTATTGAATCAGCAATGGCAGATTGATGATAATCCTTTTTCCTTACCAAGGGACACTCTGAATCTAATCAAGAGTATCCCTATCGGTAAGCATGATGAAAAGGATCATCCTATCTGGAATCTGAATAGCAATGGAGTATTTACATGTTCCAGTGCTTTCGAATTCCTTAGGAAGAAGGAAGTTGCCCCTCACATTTATAATTTCATCTGGATAAAAGAAATTCCTTTCAAGGTTTCCTTTTTCATGTGGAAGCTTTTAAAGAAAAATCTTCCTCTAGATGTCAATCTTACAAGATTTAATATTGACGAAGGtgctagttgttgttgttgcaggaCTGCATGTATAGAAACTGGGAATCATGTTTTTGCACAAAGTGAGATTGCCAAACAAACATGGAAAATCATGACCAGACCACTGGGGATCAGCATTACTGGTTACACTGTTCAAACAATTCTCTGGCAATGGTGGAGACAAAAACCAACAAATATTGTTCACAAATTCCTTCTACTTATCACTCTAATGATA ATCAAGGTGGCTATAAGACAGAAATTCAAATCCATAGACTACACCTGGAACTGGAGCAAAGTTTGTTTCGAAGCGGAAAATTTCAAAGCTGTGATAACCAGTAAGATGATCAGATGGATCAAACCTACAGGCAACACTTGGAAGCTCAACACAGATGGAAGTTACATGAAAAATCAAAACAAAGCGGGAGCTGGTGGTATTGTTAGGAATAGAATTGGGAATATGGTCATGGCATGTGCATATCAAACCCAATTCTGCACTAACAATTATAGTGAAGCATATGCAGCTCTAGTTGGAATTTCTTGGTGTGTCAATCATCCTTTCGAAGTCCTTGAGGTAGAATTGGACTCCAAGATAGTGGTACAAATGATAGATGGTTCCTTAAAACCTCCTTGGAAGTTATTGGACATTATAGAAAACACTAAGGCAAAGATGGCTCACAGAAATATCTCGATAAAGCATTGCTTTAGAGAAGGGAATGAGGTGGCGGATGCACTAGCAAAATACGCAACCCAAATTCAAGACCCTAGAATTTTTTTGAATGAAGGTGACTTGCTAACGGAGGTTAGAGGACCGCTCATAATGAATAAACTTGACTTCCCCTCCTTTAGGAGAAGAGTTAAAAAGAACTCAGGCTGGTGCTTTGAACCACCGTGA